A stretch of Synechococcus sp. MIT S9220 DNA encodes these proteins:
- a CDS encoding DUF3370 family protein yields the protein MAASELARPVEAYVPLMAGQRARPLHGSFNNVPVLHSNQPEIVKGPGILVNTLPGSSIAAETNQPLKNSTFTFNGEFGVHMHHKYYPQDSSKLGGRRARGLLTVAAIAINPGTTPVTLRFKKGSVKNSFEAPYHPNKLMGVKPLGPRPWNTGPGDATAVQILRGELDRNLSREVVIPPNSRKVIVSTVLPARGIMNGLLRGSSNGPFQMAVIAAEGTQDEHALIAVLDRGRLAPGRIYLNRIREIQSGQVFSRVAGVALGDEYKASIQHDLSQGSLHVPLTSTRKHHFGTRDIQVNKLSTRMVDSAVNNVGTYGVRFDVDLNLAGEGAHELVLSHPVASGRSPFTAFRGSIGIKTQRGYQEVHVGMRSGQSLSIADLDLKRGSNNPVTVSVVYPADATPGHLLSVVPVTQLAMLRERQQMLKAARKAQAEAKARKVKPEVAPPAVNAQPAPEVMPATPVAQPTPQPVRTVATPPPPLPVAPRGGTSVMTPAMIMPTRVNSSLEQRYRDAIRAQQDWLRRLQGR from the coding sequence ATGGCCGCGAGCGAACTTGCTCGGCCTGTTGAGGCCTATGTGCCATTGATGGCTGGTCAACGAGCAAGACCTCTACATGGCAGCTTCAACAATGTGCCGGTTCTTCACTCCAATCAGCCGGAGATTGTCAAAGGGCCAGGAATTCTTGTAAATACCTTGCCTGGCAGTTCAATTGCTGCTGAAACCAACCAACCGCTGAAGAACTCAACATTCACATTCAATGGTGAATTTGGGGTTCATATGCATCACAAATATTACCCACAGGATTCCAGCAAACTGGGAGGACGCAGAGCCCGAGGCCTGTTGACTGTTGCTGCCATTGCCATTAACCCTGGCACAACACCCGTTACTTTGCGATTCAAAAAGGGTTCTGTCAAAAATAGTTTTGAAGCTCCATATCACCCCAATAAATTGATGGGAGTGAAGCCGTTAGGCCCCAGACCTTGGAACACGGGGCCTGGAGATGCGACGGCAGTTCAGATTCTTCGTGGCGAACTGGATCGCAATCTTTCCAGAGAAGTTGTGATTCCGCCGAACAGTCGCAAAGTGATTGTGAGCACGGTTCTGCCCGCTCGCGGAATCATGAATGGACTTCTGCGTGGCAGCAGCAACGGCCCCTTCCAAATGGCTGTAATTGCAGCTGAAGGAACCCAGGATGAACATGCACTGATTGCTGTGCTTGACCGTGGACGACTTGCGCCAGGAAGAATTTATCTCAATCGTATTCGTGAGATTCAGTCAGGACAAGTGTTCTCCCGAGTTGCAGGAGTTGCACTTGGCGATGAGTATAAAGCTTCCATTCAGCACGACCTCTCTCAAGGCTCATTGCATGTGCCTTTGACCAGCACACGAAAGCATCATTTCGGGACTCGAGATATTCAGGTCAATAAACTCAGTACCCGCATGGTGGATTCAGCTGTCAATAATGTTGGCACTTACGGAGTCCGTTTTGATGTTGATCTGAATCTTGCCGGCGAGGGTGCTCATGAGCTTGTTCTCAGTCATCCTGTTGCCTCGGGTCGCTCTCCATTTACAGCCTTCCGTGGATCAATTGGCATCAAGACTCAACGGGGATATCAAGAAGTCCATGTTGGGATGCGCTCCGGACAGAGTCTTTCCATTGCCGATCTAGATCTCAAGCGTGGATCCAACAACCCTGTCACGGTGAGTGTCGTCTACCCCGCCGATGCCACGCCGGGTCACTTGCTCAGCGTGGTTCCAGTGACGCAGTTGGCCATGTTGCGTGAGCGTCAACAAATGTTGAAAGCGGCACGCAAGGCGCAGGCCGAAGCCAAGGCGCGCAAGGTCAAACCAGAAGTGGCTCCACCTGCTGTCAATGCGCAACCTGCACCTGAAGTGATGCCTGCTACGCCCGTTGCACAGCCCACTCCGCAGCCTGTCAGAACCGTTGCGACTCCACCACCGCCTCTACCCGTGGCTCCCAGGGGTGGCACCAGTGTCATGACTCCTGCAATGATCATGCCGACAAGAGTCAACAGCAGCCTCGAGCAGCGTTACCGTGACGCCATCCGTGCCCAACAGGACTGGTTGCGTCGTCTGCAGGGTCGATAA
- a CDS encoding allophycocyanin subunit alpha-B codes for MSVVRDLILQADDDLRYPSSGELRSMVDYLSQGAVRLAVVRILTDSEKKIVDESARQLFGLRPEYVAPGGNAYGQKQRAQCLRDYSWYLRLVTYGVLAGSTDMIEQIGLIGAREMYNSLGVPMPGMVDAMRCMREASLVLLSEEQQKIAGPYFDYLIKGMQTST; via the coding sequence ATGAGCGTTGTAAGGGATCTGATCCTCCAGGCGGATGACGATCTGCGTTACCCGAGCAGTGGTGAACTTCGCTCGATGGTTGATTACCTCAGCCAGGGTGCTGTTCGTCTGGCTGTGGTCAGGATCCTCACCGACAGTGAAAAGAAGATTGTCGATGAGTCAGCACGCCAGCTGTTTGGCTTACGACCGGAATATGTCGCTCCTGGCGGCAATGCCTATGGCCAGAAGCAAAGGGCCCAGTGCCTGCGTGATTACAGCTGGTATTTGAGGCTGGTCACCTATGGAGTGCTTGCGGGCAGCACCGACATGATTGAGCAGATCGGCTTGATCGGCGCCCGAGAGATGTACAACAGCCTCGGTGTTCCCATGCCTGGGATGGTGGATGCCATGCGTTGCATGAGGGAGGCCTCCCTGGTGCTTCTTTCGGAAGAGCAACAAAAAATCGCAGGTCCTTATTTCGATTACCTGATCAAGGGGATGCAAACCAGCACCTGA
- a CDS encoding molecular chaperone DnaJ → MSGKRISLELPEELVDQIDQLRKDWKTRSRGECLQRLLEEIFQPDLDQNESPGSLIDPPIDLSSEGTAEQADSEAADGSKALLAPQPIQQPQYDEDRAIVLVGSSGGLETTGQDDDRPAPTRPTTRSASPTGVGIDLPGFVRKRSTAIRESLTPQNQPSTEIPVVPVISDQQIKDWFEVALNHWLNLYGSNPGPTVMEAVMLWMARDIWPHIDGSEGRTFTWSQVNHSMTEFCKSWMVPSPRFEQVIVAAAVLEDPFASASVPDRIPTLIRRFVSRFKRSRKVTSFETLESTMTLHGALKQLELPTQAGQSLTLRSIRDAYKRKAVEVHPDSGGSTDAMRRLNEAYQMLKELYRQKELSH, encoded by the coding sequence ATGAGCGGCAAGCGCATCAGCCTGGAATTACCCGAGGAGCTCGTCGACCAGATTGATCAGCTTCGCAAAGATTGGAAGACTCGTTCCAGGGGGGAATGTCTTCAACGGTTGCTTGAGGAAATCTTTCAGCCCGATCTTGATCAGAATGAGTCGCCCGGTTCACTGATTGATCCACCGATTGATCTGTCTTCCGAGGGCACGGCGGAGCAAGCTGATTCTGAAGCTGCGGATGGTTCCAAGGCTTTGCTTGCTCCACAACCGATCCAACAGCCTCAGTACGACGAGGATCGCGCCATCGTTTTAGTTGGTTCATCTGGGGGATTAGAGACGACAGGTCAGGACGATGACCGTCCCGCACCTACACGACCAACGACACGCAGTGCATCCCCTACGGGGGTTGGTATTGATCTGCCTGGTTTCGTTCGCAAGCGCAGCACTGCGATTCGCGAAAGCCTCACGCCACAGAATCAACCCAGCACCGAGATTCCCGTTGTTCCGGTGATCAGTGATCAGCAGATCAAGGATTGGTTTGAAGTAGCTCTCAACCATTGGCTCAATCTGTATGGTTCCAACCCTGGCCCCACCGTGATGGAGGCCGTGATGTTGTGGATGGCTCGTGATATCTGGCCCCATATCGATGGATCCGAGGGGCGCACATTCACTTGGAGTCAGGTCAATCACTCCATGACCGAATTCTGCAAAAGCTGGATGGTTCCTTCTCCTCGCTTTGAGCAGGTGATCGTTGCTGCCGCGGTTCTTGAGGATCCCTTTGCCAGCGCTTCAGTGCCAGACCGAATCCCAACGCTGATTCGTCGTTTCGTGAGCCGCTTCAAGCGCAGCCGCAAGGTCACATCCTTCGAAACGCTTGAGTCCACGATGACTCTGCATGGTGCGCTGAAACAACTTGAGTTGCCCACGCAGGCTGGCCAATCGTTGACATTGCGCTCGATCCGCGACGCCTACAAGCGCAAAGCCGTTGAGGTTCACCCTGACTCGGGAGGTTCAACCGATGCCATGCGCCGACTGAACGAGGCTTATCAGATGCTGAAAGAGCTTTATCGCCAGAAAGAATTGTCTCACTAG